From a single Cytophagales bacterium WSM2-2 genomic region:
- a CDS encoding hybrid sensor histidine kinase/response regulator produces the protein MLSNSAITSVYMDKYDYLWLGTWDGLDRYDGSSIKVYKPDPFVKGSISNNVVRNFLEDGDGNLWVITHQGINKYDRNHDSFTSYLDSLNDIPFLEYNIRACVGPDSTIWASLIGKGVSRYSKQKDAFLPANFQGIATQWLAGVIDIGNDKGLFYLLGSDGKILCSLNSQVVFTKQIFNPSQLAFHKFLHIGQHYFISIATKEGQLFLYDLTDIENNPKPILLGKSIISSLTESQDHASVWVGTESGMIFKIIPDNGGFVMKSMDSYFPTFSKNGIKILTITEANQNLIWIGTDGDGVYKFLTRPKMFYSILAGEPGNGQLSHSIIRSVYEDESETLYVGTRGGGLNIVAPDKNKTKVINTSNGLSNNAVLSLNKDHSGNTWIGLDGEGIDMLEAKTNKIFHFPRDFENKSEISFSSVYSICVDAFNDIWLGTSGYGVIHWKVTKTASGKYRLVESDQLQHSTSAKNISIRSNIVYSIIEEQPNILWIGTRGTGIYRYNALTKKIDEHIEAASDKKIKLCNNDVLSLYIDKQEQLWVGTSGGLTRIYLQSKPYRVSHYTLHEGLPNNTIHGILEDTKNNIWISTNHGLVMYDRDKNAFKNFDSNDGLQNNEFADGATFRSAISERLFFGGIEGLDIVYPSKINALNHFPRLTLKEFLVHNVAAVPGDANGILTSNIDFTNQVTLNYDQNFISLSFTTLDYWNKQKSEYAYFLENFDKNWNYIRQQQSLTLTNIPPGKYNLNINCTNENGVWNSKPRVLTIIVTPPFWKTAWAYSLYVLLAIGIQIGIILYIRWRSRTKKALAIDRFKAQQLKELNDYKLQFFTNIAHEFRTPLTLILGPVASLLNKITDPDAKNQLKTIHSNSVRLQKLIEELIQFRKIESGKETLEVSSIDLVPFTQQIVESFQQYATERDIHLEFHPEPDSLPALADTRKVEKILINLISNAIKYSSKGGIVSVFLKVDHDKAHFVIRDAGFGIAEADKTKIFESFYQNTTQLLDSNGFAKSTGIGLSLTKSLVMIHRGEIRVESKLGKGSSFFVTIPITKESYPDIEEEKSPLLPALNLGEKISQEFETDHYLVDRPEKISDKLLNKHNYSLLVVDDNTQITSLLENILSDRYTIHKAHNGKKALTILEDERVDLVISDILMPDMDGLMLCKNIKENIQTSHIPVILLTAKVEIENRIEGLQVGADSYIPKPFHPEHLFIRIEKLIERMELIRKRFQNFADVELSHLSPGISERDDIFFSKITQCIQNHLSEPEFNADDIGEEVGMSKASLYRKVKTITGLTPHGLIKQYRLKKAADLLKNSTMSVSEVIYETGFNSRSYFYKSFNEMFHCHPKDFNAISSNKK, from the coding sequence ATGCTCTCCAACAGTGCAATTACCTCGGTCTACATGGACAAGTATGACTATCTGTGGTTGGGAACCTGGGATGGATTGGACCGGTATGACGGCAGCTCTATAAAAGTGTACAAACCGGATCCTTTTGTGAAAGGATCAATAAGTAATAATGTGGTCAGGAATTTTTTGGAAGACGGAGATGGTAATCTCTGGGTTATTACTCACCAGGGGATTAATAAATACGATCGCAATCACGATTCTTTTACCTCTTATCTTGATAGTCTTAATGACATTCCTTTTTTGGAATATAATATCAGAGCCTGCGTTGGCCCCGACTCTACGATATGGGCCAGCCTGATTGGAAAAGGTGTAAGCCGGTATTCAAAACAAAAGGACGCTTTTCTGCCCGCCAATTTCCAAGGGATTGCTACGCAATGGCTCGCTGGCGTAATTGACATAGGAAATGATAAAGGACTTTTCTACCTGCTCGGTAGTGATGGAAAGATTTTATGCTCACTCAATAGCCAGGTCGTTTTCACGAAACAGATATTCAATCCAAGTCAGCTCGCCTTTCATAAGTTTCTCCATATTGGCCAGCACTATTTTATTTCCATAGCAACTAAAGAAGGGCAGCTCTTTCTTTATGACCTGACCGATATAGAGAATAATCCAAAGCCAATCCTGTTAGGAAAAAGTATTATCTCTTCTTTGACTGAAAGCCAGGACCACGCTTCAGTTTGGGTAGGCACTGAATCGGGAATGATCTTTAAAATAATTCCTGACAATGGCGGGTTCGTCATGAAGTCAATGGATTCGTACTTCCCTACATTTTCAAAAAACGGAATTAAAATCCTTACCATAACCGAAGCTAATCAAAACCTGATCTGGATAGGCACAGATGGCGATGGCGTTTATAAATTCCTGACTCGCCCTAAAATGTTCTATTCCATCCTTGCCGGTGAGCCCGGTAATGGTCAGCTTTCACACAGCATCATTCGGTCCGTTTATGAAGATGAATCGGAAACACTGTATGTAGGAACGAGAGGTGGCGGATTGAATATTGTGGCGCCCGATAAGAACAAAACGAAAGTAATCAACACAAGTAATGGGCTAAGCAACAACGCTGTCCTCTCTCTCAACAAGGATCATTCCGGAAACACATGGATTGGATTGGATGGTGAAGGAATCGACATGCTTGAAGCGAAGACCAATAAGATATTCCACTTCCCTCGTGATTTTGAAAACAAGAGCGAGATATCTTTCAGTTCAGTTTACTCCATCTGCGTGGATGCATTCAACGACATCTGGCTCGGCACCAGTGGCTATGGCGTTATCCATTGGAAAGTAACGAAAACCGCATCTGGAAAATACCGGCTGGTGGAATCAGATCAACTGCAGCATTCTACAAGTGCAAAGAACATTTCCATCCGGAGTAATATTGTTTATTCCATTATAGAGGAACAACCCAACATTCTCTGGATTGGAACACGCGGCACTGGAATATACCGGTACAATGCCCTGACTAAAAAAATTGATGAGCACATCGAAGCTGCCTCCGACAAGAAAATCAAGCTGTGCAACAACGATGTACTGAGTCTTTACATTGACAAGCAAGAGCAACTTTGGGTAGGCACCAGTGGTGGCCTCACACGAATCTATCTGCAGAGCAAACCCTACCGCGTGAGTCATTACACATTACATGAAGGGCTTCCCAACAACACCATCCACGGAATACTGGAGGACACAAAAAACAACATCTGGATCTCTACCAACCATGGCCTTGTCATGTATGACCGTGACAAAAATGCCTTCAAGAATTTTGACAGTAATGATGGCTTGCAAAACAATGAGTTTGCCGATGGCGCTACTTTCCGGTCTGCGATCTCAGAACGGCTTTTCTTTGGGGGCATAGAAGGACTGGATATTGTTTACCCTTCCAAAATCAATGCATTGAATCACTTCCCGCGCCTCACGCTTAAAGAGTTTTTAGTCCACAACGTGGCAGCTGTTCCTGGTGATGCCAACGGAATACTAACGAGTAACATCGATTTTACGAATCAGGTCACGCTGAATTACGATCAGAATTTCATAAGCCTTTCTTTCACTACACTGGATTACTGGAACAAGCAGAAAAGTGAATACGCCTATTTCCTCGAAAACTTTGATAAAAACTGGAACTATATTAGGCAGCAGCAATCACTGACACTTACCAACATTCCGCCGGGAAAATATAATCTGAATATTAATTGCACCAATGAAAACGGGGTATGGAATTCAAAGCCAAGAGTACTTACCATTATAGTAACACCTCCCTTCTGGAAAACAGCATGGGCCTATTCATTATACGTGCTATTGGCGATCGGTATTCAAATAGGAATTATACTTTATATCCGCTGGAGATCAAGGACAAAAAAGGCTTTGGCTATTGACCGGTTTAAAGCCCAGCAATTAAAGGAACTGAATGATTACAAACTACAATTCTTCACCAACATTGCACACGAGTTTCGCACCCCACTGACGCTAATCCTCGGGCCTGTAGCTTCGCTTCTCAATAAAATAACCGACCCGGATGCAAAGAATCAATTGAAGACGATTCACAGTAATTCCGTACGGTTACAAAAACTGATTGAAGAACTTATTCAATTCAGGAAGATTGAGAGTGGCAAAGAGACACTTGAGGTTTCATCGATTGACCTGGTGCCTTTCACGCAACAAATTGTAGAGTCATTTCAGCAATACGCTACTGAGCGCGATATCCACCTGGAATTTCATCCTGAGCCTGACTCCCTGCCCGCACTTGCAGATACCCGGAAGGTGGAGAAAATACTGATCAACCTGATCTCCAATGCCATCAAGTACAGTTCCAAAGGGGGTATCGTCAGTGTATTTCTTAAAGTTGATCATGACAAAGCTCATTTTGTAATCCGCGATGCAGGCTTTGGTATTGCAGAAGCAGATAAAACCAAAATTTTTGAAAGCTTCTATCAAAACACAACTCAACTGCTGGATAGCAATGGCTTCGCCAAGAGCACAGGCATTGGTTTATCACTGACAAAAAGCCTGGTGATGATTCACCGGGGAGAAATCCGTGTGGAAAGTAAACTTGGAAAAGGTAGCTCCTTCTTCGTTACTATTCCCATCACAAAAGAATCCTATCCCGACATTGAAGAAGAAAAATCGCCCCTGCTTCCAGCACTCAATTTAGGAGAGAAAATATCACAGGAATTTGAAACAGATCACTACCTGGTAGACCGTCCCGAGAAAATCTCCGATAAGCTCCTCAACAAGCACAACTATTCACTCTTAGTGGTGGATGATAACACACAGATTACTTCACTCCTTGAGAACATTCTTTCTGACAGGTACACCATTCACAAGGCGCATAATGGCAAGAAAGCGCTGACTATACTGGAAGACGAGCGCGTTGACTTGGTAATCAGCGATATTCTCATGCCCGATATGGATGGTTTGATGCTGTGCAAGAACATCAAAGAGAATATTCAGACCAGCCACATCCCGGTAATTTTATTAACTGCAAAAGTAGAGATCGAAAACAGGATCGAGGGGTTGCAGGTAGGTGCCGATTCCTATATTCCCAAACCATTTCACCCGGAGCATCTTTTTATCCGCATTGAAAAACTGATTGAACGAATGGAATTGATTCGTAAGAGGTTTCAAAATTTTGCCGATGTGGAATTGTCTCACCTCTCACCCGGAATTAGCGAACGAGATGATATTTTCTTCTCGAAAATAACGCAGTGCATTCAGAATCATCTGAGTGAACCTGAATTCAATGCAGATGACATAGGTGAAGAGGTAGGTATGAGTAAGGCTTCGCTTTACAGAAAAGTAAAGACAATTACCGGGCTGACA
- a CDS encoding SusC/RagA family TonB-linked outer membrane protein encodes MIKVIQRYFFLVVVAVTTQAFAQSTLSGTVKSQTGETLIGVNVLLKNSGVGTVTDMDGKFILQVNNAGDGVLVFTYIGYAPKEVPVNNQATFEVTLIEDAKTLEEVVVTGYQSEERKKILGAVNTIAPELLTKIPVSGIDQALQGRIPGVAVTQNTGAPGEGVIVRIRGVGSLNSNNQPLYIIDGIPTLDATFVAPQDIQSLTVLKDASAAALYGARAANGVILISTKMGTSNKPMISYSSQVGVQSPTRLVPMASTSQYVSIYNEAANNDNPDFPAILQRPLISPQLASTLPNVDQVGAIFRPNAVLQTHSLTISGGEGKTRYFLSGSYYKQEGTIKSSDYTRFTGRMNIESEVKKWLKAGINLNASDASTDLVGSSGDGAGGNGGSVIRYAYFRSPAVPIYDSAGGFVDKPTLFNFFGDGYNPVGMLAYNQNKRITDRLFGKFYVVLKPIEGLTITSNFGIDFTSQNQRRFDRNWGTPSGGIPRINSPNRLTVIDDRNHTLTFSNFATYTKSFGQHGLTILAGTEAIQTELYEVTGTDTQFANQTSTLVYLGNGLGLKTNSETRSRNALLSYFGKASYDYNEKYLASATIRRDGSSRFGPANRYGTFYAGSLGWRIDKESFLVNNTWIDKLMVRAGYGVIGNQEIPNYAFSDAYGVNYNYPFGNARNVGYAVSQLGNANVKWESSSQFNYGVDLVTGNGKLSVSLDYFNKITSDLLNNQPIATSAGMASPPIVNNGKILNRGLELSLNYTGKVGDFNYSISPNAALIHNEVLAVNSPIAGGQYGAQYVTQTAKGHPVGAFYMYEMEGIFQNATDIFTHAVQGPSVGPSRIQPGDVKFKDQDGSGTIDGGDRAYVGSAIPKVTAGLNLTVNYKRFDLSVFFQGAYGQKILSVLNRDIEGFYRPFNVTERYFQNHWTGEGSTNQYPRASWNASGNNTQISTRFLEDGSYTRLKNIQIGYSVPKVITDRYRLSSVRIYFSGTNLFTFTKYSGMDPEMSVSNNSVKDGDKANGIDWGTYPAAKSYNVGVNISF; translated from the coding sequence ATGATAAAAGTTATACAACGTTATTTTTTCCTGGTAGTGGTTGCAGTGACAACACAGGCGTTTGCTCAATCAACGTTGTCGGGTACGGTTAAATCACAAACAGGTGAGACTCTTATTGGCGTCAACGTACTCTTGAAGAACAGTGGAGTAGGAACAGTTACTGACATGGATGGAAAATTTATACTGCAGGTGAATAATGCCGGTGACGGAGTTCTTGTTTTCACCTATATCGGGTACGCTCCAAAAGAAGTACCGGTTAATAACCAGGCCACGTTTGAAGTAACGCTTATAGAAGATGCAAAAACTCTCGAAGAAGTAGTCGTTACGGGTTACCAATCAGAAGAGCGGAAAAAGATATTAGGCGCAGTCAACACGATTGCTCCCGAGTTGCTTACGAAGATACCTGTTTCAGGAATTGATCAGGCACTTCAGGGTAGAATACCGGGTGTAGCGGTTACCCAAAACACAGGTGCACCTGGCGAAGGTGTGATTGTGCGTATCCGCGGAGTCGGTTCTCTCAATAGTAACAACCAGCCTTTATATATCATCGATGGCATACCTACCCTCGATGCTACTTTTGTTGCTCCCCAGGATATCCAATCGCTCACCGTTCTCAAAGATGCCAGTGCTGCTGCCCTTTACGGAGCCCGCGCGGCAAACGGAGTTATACTGATCTCAACGAAGATGGGCACGAGCAATAAACCCATGATTTCATATAGCAGCCAGGTAGGAGTGCAATCACCAACCCGGCTTGTGCCCATGGCAAGCACCAGTCAGTATGTTTCCATTTACAATGAAGCAGCAAATAATGATAACCCTGATTTTCCAGCGATCCTTCAGCGTCCTTTAATCTCACCTCAACTTGCATCAACATTACCTAATGTAGATCAGGTGGGAGCCATTTTCAGGCCTAACGCTGTTCTTCAGACACACAGTCTGACAATTTCTGGAGGTGAGGGGAAGACAAGGTATTTCTTATCCGGAAGTTATTACAAGCAGGAAGGAACAATTAAGTCGAGCGATTATACACGCTTCACTGGCCGAATGAATATAGAATCGGAAGTGAAGAAATGGTTGAAGGCTGGGATTAACCTTAATGCGTCTGATGCTTCTACGGATCTCGTGGGAAGTTCGGGCGATGGCGCTGGAGGCAATGGAGGAAGTGTGATCCGTTATGCTTACTTCAGATCTCCGGCCGTACCTATCTATGACTCTGCCGGAGGCTTCGTAGACAAACCAACGCTCTTCAATTTTTTTGGAGACGGCTACAATCCCGTAGGGATGCTGGCATACAACCAGAACAAGAGAATAACGGATCGTCTGTTTGGAAAATTTTACGTGGTGCTTAAACCGATCGAAGGGTTGACCATTACATCCAACTTCGGAATTGATTTCACGAGTCAGAATCAAAGGCGCTTTGACAGAAACTGGGGAACACCATCCGGAGGTATACCGAGGATCAACAGCCCCAACCGTCTCACGGTTATAGACGATCGTAATCACACGTTGACATTCAGCAACTTTGCCACTTACACTAAATCTTTCGGCCAACATGGATTGACCATCCTGGCCGGAACTGAAGCAATACAAACCGAACTCTACGAGGTTACCGGTACCGACACGCAATTTGCGAATCAGACCTCAACACTGGTTTATTTAGGCAATGGACTTGGTTTAAAGACCAACTCCGAAACAAGATCCAGAAATGCGCTCTTGTCGTATTTCGGAAAAGCCAGTTACGATTACAATGAAAAGTATCTGGCGTCCGCTACTATCCGGAGAGACGGTTCATCGCGATTTGGGCCGGCCAATCGTTACGGAACATTCTATGCCGGGTCGCTCGGGTGGAGAATAGATAAAGAATCTTTCCTCGTAAACAATACCTGGATCGATAAGTTAATGGTCAGAGCCGGATACGGAGTTATCGGTAACCAGGAAATCCCCAACTACGCCTTCTCTGATGCCTATGGAGTAAACTACAATTACCCTTTCGGGAATGCCAGGAACGTAGGTTATGCAGTTTCTCAATTAGGCAATGCCAACGTGAAGTGGGAATCAAGCAGCCAGTTCAATTATGGCGTAGACCTGGTAACAGGAAATGGCAAACTCTCTGTGTCGCTGGACTATTTCAACAAGATCACTTCAGATCTATTGAACAACCAACCTATCGCAACATCTGCAGGGATGGCCTCACCGCCGATTGTCAACAATGGTAAAATACTAAATCGCGGCCTCGAACTTTCACTCAACTATACTGGCAAAGTTGGGGACTTCAACTATTCCATCAGTCCTAATGCTGCTTTAATCCATAATGAAGTGTTGGCTGTCAACTCTCCGATTGCAGGCGGGCAATATGGCGCACAGTATGTTACGCAAACCGCAAAGGGACATCCCGTTGGCGCATTCTACATGTATGAGATGGAAGGAATATTTCAGAACGCCACAGACATCTTCACTCACGCAGTGCAGGGACCGAGTGTAGGGCCTTCACGAATTCAACCAGGGGATGTGAAATTCAAAGACCAGGACGGAAGCGGTACCATCGATGGTGGTGACAGGGCTTATGTAGGCAGTGCAATACCGAAAGTAACCGCAGGACTTAACCTGACGGTGAACTATAAACGATTTGATCTCTCTGTGTTCTTTCAAGGTGCCTATGGCCAAAAGATTTTGTCGGTACTGAACAGGGACATTGAAGGTTTCTACAGGCCTTTCAACGTAACAGAACGCTATTTTCAAAATCACTGGACAGGCGAAGGTTCTACAAACCAATATCCGCGGGCATCATGGAACGCTTCCGGAAACAATACTCAGATATCGACACGCTTTCTCGAAGACGGTTCTTATACCCGGTTGAAAAATATCCAAATCGGATATTCTGTTCCGAAAGTGATTACAGATAGATACAGACTTTCAAGTGTTCGCATTTATTTCTCAGGGACCAATCTCTTCACATTCACAAAGTATTCCGGAATGGACCCGGAGATGTCAGTAAGCAATAATTCTGTTAAAGATGGAGACAAAGCCAACGGTATTGATTGGGGCACATATCCTGCTGCCAAATCCTACAACGTTGGGGTAAACATTAGTTTTTAA
- a CDS encoding membrane protein: protein MKTSKILAILSVLTLGSCHDFLKEDLQGTFSSATFYKSQSDALVAINGVYNATAFVNTMNQLWVFGDVASDDAVKGGLSGDQSDIQNIDQFNYVRTNTVLANVWQYYYEGISRANYLLYYVPAISMDVTLKNRILGEAKFLRAYFYFNLVNIYGDIPLKLLPPLNESLINVPKSPIADVYHQIETDLTDAAKALPKVYSTSDIGRATKGAAFGLLAKARLYQQHWSEALTAIDSLNASASYSLVPVYKNNFLDSTQNNTESVFEIQHLGEQNPTLGSFLNQYFSPAAYNGYYFNAPVQNFVNEFEITSGGVVDPRLDYTVGRVGNKWVNGEAFDPTWSSTGYLNRKHSQSKYDAPIIGNSGLNYVYMRYSDVLLMKAEALNELSRGAEAVVPLNVVRKRARESYLYDQGLPGVGAVPANLLPDVVYSDQLSLRTAIQHERRVELGFEFHRYFDLMRYGQQAAEAALGSTGFSYSKRYFLIPQSELDTNKAITN, encoded by the coding sequence ATGAAGACAAGCAAAATACTCGCAATACTCTCCGTACTCACATTAGGTAGTTGCCATGACTTCCTTAAGGAAGATTTACAAGGCACATTCTCAAGCGCCACATTTTATAAGTCGCAAAGCGATGCACTGGTAGCCATTAACGGAGTTTACAATGCTACTGCGTTTGTGAACACCATGAATCAACTGTGGGTGTTCGGTGATGTCGCTTCGGATGATGCTGTGAAGGGCGGCCTTTCCGGAGATCAAAGTGACATTCAAAACATCGACCAGTTCAACTATGTAAGGACGAACACGGTGCTGGCGAATGTGTGGCAATATTATTACGAAGGGATATCACGCGCCAACTACCTGTTGTATTATGTGCCTGCCATCAGTATGGATGTTACGCTCAAGAACAGGATCCTGGGCGAAGCCAAATTCTTACGAGCGTACTTCTACTTTAACCTCGTCAACATCTATGGAGATATTCCGCTGAAGTTGTTGCCTCCTTTGAATGAATCATTAATCAATGTTCCGAAATCACCCATAGCGGATGTCTATCATCAGATCGAAACGGACCTGACAGATGCCGCAAAAGCATTGCCAAAGGTTTACTCCACTTCAGATATAGGCAGGGCAACGAAGGGGGCGGCTTTCGGCCTTCTGGCAAAGGCCCGTCTTTATCAGCAACACTGGAGCGAAGCACTTACTGCTATTGACTCCTTAAATGCATCTGCATCCTACAGCCTTGTGCCCGTATACAAAAACAATTTCCTCGATTCTACTCAAAACAACACCGAATCGGTTTTTGAGATACAGCACCTGGGTGAGCAAAATCCAACGTTAGGAAGTTTTCTGAATCAGTATTTTTCTCCTGCTGCTTACAACGGATATTACTTCAATGCACCCGTCCAGAATTTCGTCAACGAATTTGAGATTACATCCGGTGGCGTTGTTGACCCGCGCCTGGACTATACGGTAGGTCGTGTGGGTAACAAATGGGTGAACGGAGAAGCCTTTGATCCCACCTGGTCTTCTACCGGTTATCTGAATCGCAAGCACAGCCAGTCAAAATACGATGCCCCGATCATTGGCAACTCCGGTTTGAATTATGTGTACATGCGCTACAGCGATGTTTTGCTTATGAAAGCTGAAGCATTGAATGAGCTGAGTCGTGGTGCGGAAGCGGTAGTGCCACTTAATGTCGTACGCAAGAGAGCGCGTGAAAGTTATTTATATGATCAGGGTCTTCCCGGGGTAGGGGCAGTTCCTGCCAATCTTCTACCAGATGTTGTTTACAGTGACCAGCTTTCGTTACGGACAGCCATCCAGCATGAGAGGAGAGTAGAACTCGGCTTTGAATTTCACCGCTACTTCGACTTGATGCGCTACGGGCAGCAGGCCGCTGAAGCAGCATTGGGATCAACAGGTTTTTCCTATTCCAAAAGATACTTCCTCATTCCGCAATCCGAACTCGATACGAATAAGGCAATAACGAACTAA
- a CDS encoding glycosidase has protein sequence MMSVKTTELAKRLDQNPLLRPKDITPSSSSMKIECLLNPGVFKFDNKIWLLLRVAERPEQSENRVSFPLYNEKGEIEILSFDKSDPHLDFTDPRVIQYKGRDYLTTLSHLRLVCSEDGKNFYEPEGYSPIFGSNKLESYGIEDCRVIEIDGVYNLTYTMVSHLGVGVGLIRTKDWKNFDRPGMIFPPHNKDCAIFGEKVNGKYYALHRPSSPQLGGNYIWLAESPDLLHWGNHQCLATTRQGMWDSARIGAGAAPIRTEKGWLEIYHGANEKSRYCLGALLLDLKDPSCVIARSEQPIMEPTADYEQVGFFGNVVFTNGHYVEGDTLHLYYGASDEVICGAEFSINEILNTLLKQKKCL, from the coding sequence ATGATGAGCGTCAAAACTACTGAATTGGCAAAACGACTGGACCAAAACCCATTGCTGAGGCCAAAGGATATTACCCCCAGTAGTTCTTCCATGAAGATCGAATGCCTTCTGAACCCTGGCGTTTTCAAATTTGATAATAAGATATGGCTGCTATTGCGCGTAGCTGAGCGACCAGAGCAATCGGAGAACAGAGTGAGCTTTCCGTTATATAATGAGAAAGGAGAAATCGAAATCCTCAGTTTTGATAAATCCGATCCTCATCTTGACTTCACTGATCCACGTGTCATCCAATACAAGGGCCGTGACTACCTGACTACGCTATCTCACCTCCGATTAGTTTGTAGTGAGGACGGCAAGAACTTTTACGAGCCGGAAGGCTACAGCCCAATCTTTGGTAGTAACAAGTTGGAATCCTATGGCATTGAAGACTGCCGCGTGATCGAGATCGATGGTGTGTACAACCTCACGTACACTATGGTTTCACATCTCGGAGTTGGTGTAGGTTTGATCAGAACTAAAGACTGGAAAAATTTTGACCGGCCAGGAATGATTTTTCCACCGCACAATAAAGACTGTGCCATTTTCGGTGAGAAGGTGAACGGCAAATATTATGCTTTACACAGACCCAGCAGCCCACAGTTGGGAGGGAATTATATCTGGCTTGCCGAATCTCCTGATCTGCTTCATTGGGGAAATCATCAATGCCTGGCCACCACACGGCAAGGTATGTGGGATAGTGCGCGCATCGGGGCTGGGGCTGCACCCATTAGAACAGAAAAGGGGTGGCTGGAAATTTATCATGGCGCCAATGAAAAGAGTCGCTATTGTCTTGGAGCTCTGCTCCTGGATCTGAAAGATCCGTCTTGCGTCATTGCCCGAAGCGAGCAGCCAATTATGGAGCCAACAGCGGACTACGAACAGGTCGGCTTTTTTGGCAATGTGGTTTTTACCAACGGTCATTATGTCGAGGGTGATACTCTCCACTTGTATTATGGCGCCAGCGATGAAGTGATCTGCGGTGCCGAATTTTCAATAAATGAAATCCTCAACACACTTTTAAAACAAAAGAAATGTCTGTAA